A region of Arabidopsis thaliana chromosome 5, partial sequence DNA encodes the following proteins:
- the MSL9 gene encoding mechanosensitive channel of small conductance-like 9: MAERRVSNGEEVVINVSDKEDSKDPRASPSFNPLASPDSDAGIEKSKPVPPISIPTPEIYKFSGSVHKPPKIPSPEGLVRRKSLSRSIYSKPKSRFGEQQSFRYDSTREENGGRSLREQFGAGSFARGSFDRASPNNKSNRSVASAALSKVAEEEPDENEEIYKKVKLHRVKRSGMKPLAFLELVVFMAILGALIVSLTIDVVNKHTIWGLEFWKWCVLVMVTLSGMLVTNWFMHFVVFIIEKNYLLRKKVLYFVHGLKKNVQVFIWFSLVLIAWICLFDGDVKRTRKTKRFLDFITWTIVSLLVGSILFLVKTFALKVLASKFNVRNFFERIQESVFHQYVLQTLSGPPLIEEAENVGRVPSTGHLSFTRTKDGKVKDKKVIDMGKVHRMKQEKVSAWTMRVLIEAVGTSGISTISSTLDEVNNKKERTDKEITNEMEAVAAAYDVFNNVAKPNHNYIEEDDLLRFMIKEEVDLVLPLIEDADTGKITRKTFTEWVVNVYTSRKTIGHSLNDTKTAVKQLDKLITGILTVITFIVWMVLLDIASTKLLLVFSSQFLGLAFMIGSTCKNIFESFMFVFVMHPYDVGDRCVVDGVMLLVEEIDLLTTVFLKIDNEKVFYPNSVLISKPISNFYRSPDMGDYVDFGIAFSTPAEKIGCLKGKIGEYLVANSQHWYPEAQVMVRAIENMNKLVLNILVQHTINFQVYVEKSLRRTALIIAIKRILEDLEIDYTLLPQDVNLTGHK, from the exons ATGGCTGAGAGGAGAGTCAGTAACGGAGAAGAAGTTGTTATTAATGTTTCAGAtaaagaagattcaaaagatCCAAGAGCATCTCCTTCTTTCAATCCATTGGCTTCACCAGACTCCGATGCTGGGATTGAGAAATCGAAACCAGTGCCGCCCATAAGCATTCCTACTCCTGAAATCTATAAGTTCTCTGGTAGCGTTCATAAGCCACCTAAAATTCCAAGTCCTGAAGGTCTAGTTCGGAGGAAGTCTCTTTCGAGGTCAATTTACTCCAAGCCTAAGTCAAGGTTTGGGGAGCAACAGTCTTTTCGATACGATAGCACTAGAGAGGAAAATGGTGGAAGGTCCCTTAGGGAACAGTTTGGTGCTGGTTCATTTGCAAGGGGTTCTTTTGACAGGGCTTCTCCTAATAACAAATCCAATAGGAGCGTTGCGTCAGCAGCACTGAGTAAAGTTGCTGAGGAGGAACCggatgaaaatgaagaaatctaCAAAAAGGTTAAGCTACACCGAGTGAAGCGTAGCGGAATGAAACCTCTGGCCTTTCTTGAGTTGGTAGTGTTTATGGCCATTTTGGGGGCTTTAATTGTGAGTTTAACCATTGATGTGGTGAACAAGCATACCATTTGGGGGTTGGAATTTTGGAAATGGTGTGTGCTTGTGATGGTTACACTCAGCGGCATGTTGGTGACAAATTGGTTCATGCATTTTGTGGTGTTCATCATAGAAAAGAACTATCTTCTTCGGAAAAAAGTTTTGTACTTTGTGCATGggttgaagaagaatgttCAAGTCTTCATTTGGTTTAGTCTGGTTCTGATTGCTTGGATATGTCTGTTCGATGGTGATGTTAAACGTACTCGTAAGACCAAGAGATTTCTAGACTTCATCACTTGGACTATTGTCTCTCTTCTCGTAGGGTCAATCCTTTTCTTGGTGAAGACGTTTGCCTTGAAAGTTCTTGCTTCAAAGTTCAACGTCAGAAACTTCTTTGAGAGGATTCAAGAGTCTGTTTTCCACCAATACGTTCTTCAGACTCTCTCGGGACCTCCGCTTATCGAAGAGGCAGAGAACGTTGGGCGCGTGCCAAGCACAGGTCACCTAAGTTTCACAAGAACCAAAGATGGAAAGGTGAAAGACAAGAAAGTGATCGATATGGGAAAGGTTCACAGGATGAAACAAGAGAAGGTCTCTGCTTGGACAATGCGTGTTTTGATCGAAGCCGTGGGAACTTCAGGTATATCAACCATATCCAGCACTCTAGACGAGGTCAAcaataagaaagagagaacagaTAAAGAGATAACAAATGAGATGGAggctgttgctgctgcttaTGACGTCTTCAACAATGTCGCTAAGCCAAACCACAA TTacatagaagaagatgacttaTTGAGGTTCATGATAAAGGAAGAAGTAGACCTTGTACTCCCATTAATAGAAGATGCCGACACCGGAAAAATCACACGCAAGACTTTTACAGAATGGGTG GTTAATGTATACACAAGTCGGAAAACTATAGGGCATTCACTGAACGACACAAAAACAGCGGTTAAGCAGTTGGACAAACTTATAACTGGAATCTTGACCGTTATCACATTCATTGTTTGGATGGTACTTCTGGATATAGCATCGACCAAGCTTTTATTGGTCTTCTCCTCACAATTTTTGGGTCTTGCTTTCATGATCGGAAGTACTTGTAAGAATATCTTCGAATCCTTTATGTTCGTCTTTGTGATGCATCCTTATGACGTCGGAGATCGTTGCGTTGTCGACGGTGTTATG TTGTTGGTTGAAGAAATAGATCTTTTAACAACCGTGTTCCTCAAGATTGACAACGAGAAAGTGTTCTACCCAAATTCGGTTTTAATATCGAAACCGATAAGCAACTTCTACAGAAGTCCAGATATGGGAGATTATGTCGACTTCGGCATCGCATTCTCAACACCGGCCGAGAAAATCGGCTGTCTCAAGGGAAAAATCGGAGA ATACTTGGTGGCAAACTCACAACATTGGTATCCAGAAGCACAGGTGATGGTGAGGGCAATTGAGAATATGAACAAGCTGGTATTGAATATACTGGTCCAACACACGATAAATTTCCAAGTATATGTAGAGAAGAGTTTAAGAAGAACCGCGCTGATCATCGCAATCAAGCGAATTCTCGAGGATCTTGAGATCGATTACACTCTCCTTCCTCAAGATGTCAATCTCACTGGTCACAAATGA
- the ACL5 gene encoding S-adenosyl-L-methionine-dependent methyltransferases superfamily protein (ACAULIS 5 (ACL5); CONTAINS InterPro DOMAIN/s: Spermine synthase (InterPro:IPR001045); BEST Arabidopsis thaliana protein match is: spermidine synthase 1 (TAIR:AT1G23820.1); Has 4823 Blast hits to 4823 proteins in 1442 species: Archae - 170; Bacteria - 2608; Metazoa - 258; Fungi - 194; Plants - 443; Viruses - 0; Other Eukaryotes - 1150 (source: NCBI BLink).): MFGNGFPEIHKATSPTQTLHSNQQDCHWYEETIDDDLKWSFALNSVLHQGTSEYQDIALLDTKRFGKVLVIDGKMQSAERDEFIYHECLIHPALLFHPNPKTVFIMGGGEGSAAREILKHTTIEKVVMCDIDQEVVDFCRRFLTVNSDAFCNKKLELVIKDAKAELEKREEKFDIIVGDLADPVEGGPCYQLYTKSFYQNILKPKLSPNGIFVTQAGPAGIFTHKEVFTSIYNTMKQVFKYVKAYTAHVPSFADTWGWVMASDHEFDVEVDEMDRRIEERVNGELMYLNAPSFVSAATLNKTISLALEKETEVYSEENARFIHGHGVAYRHI; this comes from the exons ATGTTCGGAAATGGGTTCCCGGAGATTCACAAAGCCACATCACCCACTCAAACCCTCCACTCTAACCAGCAAGACTGCCATTGGTATGAAGAAACCATCGATGATGATCTCAAGTGGTCTTTTGCCCTCAACAG TGTTCTCCATCAAGGAACTAGTGAGTACCAAGATATTGCTCTGTTGGACACCAAACGTTTTGGAAAG GTGCTTGTGATTGATGGGAAAATGCAAAGTGCTGAGAGAGATGAGTTTATCTACCATGAATGTTTGATCCATCCCGCTCTCCTTTTCCATCCCAA CCCCAAGACTGTGTTTATAATGGGAGGAGGTGAAGGCTCTGCTGCAAGAGAAATACTAAAACACACGACGATCGAGAAAGTTGTTATGTGTGATATTGATCAG gaAGTTGTTGATTTTTGCAGAAGATTTCTGACCGTTAACAGCGATGCTTTCTGTAACAAAAAGCTTGAACTTGTGATCAAAGATGCAAA GGCTGAATTAGAGAAAAGGGAAGAGAAGTTTGATATCATAGTGGGAGATTTAGCTGATCCAGTGGAAGGTGGACCTTGTTATCAGCTCTACACCAAATCCTTCTACCAAAACATTCTCAAACCCAAGCTTAGCCCTAATGGCATTTTTGTCACCCAG GCTGGACCAGCAGGAATATTCACTCATAAGGAAGTCTTCACATCAATCTACAACACCATGAAGCAAGTCTTCAAGT ACGTGAAGGCTTACACAGCACATGTGCCATCATTTGCGGACACATGGGGATGGGTGATGGCATCGGACCACGAGTTTGACGTTGAAGTTGATGAAATGGATCGAAGAATCGAAGAGAGAGTTAACGGAGAATTGATGTATCTAAACGCTCCTTCTTTCGTCTCTGCTGCTACTCTCAACAAAACCATCTCTCTCGC GCTAGAGAAGGAGACTGAAGTTTATAGTGAAGAGAATGCGAGATTCATTCATGGTCATGGTGTGGCGTACCGGCATATTTAA
- the ACL5 gene encoding S-adenosyl-L-methionine-dependent methyltransferases superfamily protein (ACAULIS 5 (ACL5); CONTAINS InterPro DOMAIN/s: Spermine synthase (InterPro:IPR001045); BEST Arabidopsis thaliana protein match is: spermidine synthase 1 (TAIR:AT1G23820.1); Has 30201 Blast hits to 17322 proteins in 780 species: Archae - 12; Bacteria - 1396; Metazoa - 17338; Fungi - 3422; Plants - 5037; Viruses - 0; Other Eukaryotes - 2996 (source: NCBI BLink).), translating into MGEAVEVMFGNGFPEIHKATSPTQTLHSNQQDCHWYEETIDDDLKWSFALNSVLHQGTSEYQDIALLDTKRFGKVLVIDGKMQSAERDEFIYHECLIHPALLFHPNPKTVFIMGGGEGSAAREILKHTTIEKVVMCDIDQEVVDFCRRFLTVNSDAFCNKKLELVIKDAKAELEKREEKFDIIVGDLADPVEGGPCYQLYTKSFYQNILKPKLSPNGIFVTQAGPAGIFTHKEVFTSIYNTMKQVFKYVKAYTAHVPSFADTWGWVMASDHEFDVEVDEMDRRIEERVNGELMYLNAPSFVSAATLNKTISLALEKETEVYSEENARFIHGHGVAYRHI; encoded by the exons ATGGGTGAAGCCGTAGAGGTCATGTTCGGAAATGGGTTCCCGGAGATTCACAAAGCCACATCACCCACTCAAACCCTCCACTCTAACCAGCAAGACTGCCATTGGTATGAAGAAACCATCGATGATGATCTCAAGTGGTCTTTTGCCCTCAACAG TGTTCTCCATCAAGGAACTAGTGAGTACCAAGATATTGCTCTGTTGGACACCAAACGTTTTGGAAAG GTGCTTGTGATTGATGGGAAAATGCAAAGTGCTGAGAGAGATGAGTTTATCTACCATGAATGTTTGATCCATCCCGCTCTCCTTTTCCATCCCAA CCCCAAGACTGTGTTTATAATGGGAGGAGGTGAAGGCTCTGCTGCAAGAGAAATACTAAAACACACGACGATCGAGAAAGTTGTTATGTGTGATATTGATCAG gaAGTTGTTGATTTTTGCAGAAGATTTCTGACCGTTAACAGCGATGCTTTCTGTAACAAAAAGCTTGAACTTGTGATCAAAGATGCAAA GGCTGAATTAGAGAAAAGGGAAGAGAAGTTTGATATCATAGTGGGAGATTTAGCTGATCCAGTGGAAGGTGGACCTTGTTATCAGCTCTACACCAAATCCTTCTACCAAAACATTCTCAAACCCAAGCTTAGCCCTAATGGCATTTTTGTCACCCAG GCTGGACCAGCAGGAATATTCACTCATAAGGAAGTCTTCACATCAATCTACAACACCATGAAGCAAGTCTTCAAGT ACGTGAAGGCTTACACAGCACATGTGCCATCATTTGCGGACACATGGGGATGGGTGATGGCATCGGACCACGAGTTTGACGTTGAAGTTGATGAAATGGATCGAAGAATCGAAGAGAGAGTTAACGGAGAATTGATGTATCTAAACGCTCCTTCTTTCGTCTCTGCTGCTACTCTCAACAAAACCATCTCTCTCGC GCTAGAGAAGGAGACTGAAGTTTATAGTGAAGAGAATGCGAGATTCATTCATGGTCATGGTGTGGCGTACCGGCATATTTAA